A region from the Malus domestica chromosome 07, GDT2T_hap1 genome encodes:
- the LOC139197713 gene encoding uncharacterized protein, translating into MKAFSTLLKLKDSDTFAWTDKHQAAFTQIKVSLTTPPVLVPPRHGKPLKLYISAAEESIGCLIAQDNDARREQAIFYLSQNLNQPETNYSAVEKLCLAVFFAASKLQHYMLPLVTQVIAQTDVIRYMLTRPIVKGRIGKWTMTLSEFSLQYVPQKAVKGQALADFLAQHPSPYGFRDTDVEIGMVETRDNYWTMYFDGSSTSSSVGVGIVIQTPNHDCWYFSLKLDFDYTNNQAEYEALIIGLGLLHDLWATRALVLGDFELVINQLNGSFCCMSYTLAPYHMVASYLAESFDGITFEHISRIHNTDTDELAQIASGAQLLGGKLG; encoded by the coding sequence atgaaagcgttctcgacgcttttgaaacttaaggactcagaTACGTTTGCGTGGACTGACAAGCATCAGGCAGCGTTtacacaaatcaaagtctccctcacgaCACCACCTGTCCTTGTTCCACCCCGGCACGGTAAACCTCTCAAACTATATATCTCGGCGGCTgaagagtccatcggctgcctcATCGCCCAAGATAACGATGCCAGGCGAGAGCAGGCTATTTTTTACCTCAGTCAAAATCTTAATCAACCAGAAACcaattattccgccgttgagaagctctgtcttGCAGTGTTCTTTGCCGCCTCCAAGCTCCAGCATTACATGCTTCCGTTGGTcacacaagtcattgcccaaacCGAtgttatccggtacatgcttacccggccaatCGTAAAAGGCAGAATTGGGAAGTGGACGATGACGTTGTCCGAGTTTAGCTTGCAATACgtgccccagaaagctgtcaaaggccagGCATTGGCCGACTTCCTTGCTCAACACCCTTCCCCCTACGGTTTTAGGGACACCGatgtcgaaatcggcatggttgaaacacgcgacaactattggacgatgtattttgacgGTTCAAGTACTTCATCCTCGGTCGGCGTTGGGATTGTCATTCAAACTCCTAATCACGAttgttggtatttttcgcttaagttggatttcgactacaccaataatcaggccgaatatgaagcccttatCATCGGCCTTGGCCTCCTTCATGACTTGTGGGCCACCCGTGCCCTCGTCCTCGGCGACTttgaacttgtgattaaccaacttaatgggtcTTTCTGCTGCATGAGTTATACCCTggcaccctaccacatggttgccagctatttggccgaatccTTCGACGGTATTACTTTCGAGCATATTTCCCGGATCCATAATACCGACACggacgagttggctcaaatcgcctccggtgcacaactcctgggaGGCAAGCTAGGCTGA